In Rubrobacter radiotolerans DSM 5868, a genomic segment contains:
- a CDS encoding cupin domain-containing protein, whose amino-acid sequence MQAKQESVTHSPEGAGKTVWVAGTDLITFKATGEDTGGEFALFDSRVLPGGGPPPHVHTREAESFYVLESGFEFLAEDRWIEAAPSSFVHVPKGCLHTFRNVGSGVGRLLTLVVPAGLDRFFEEIGVPGTDVSDPPPFGPAEIERLLTTAPKYGIEIPPPPEG is encoded by the coding sequence ATGCAGGCCAAACAGGAGAGCGTGACGCACTCGCCGGAGGGTGCCGGCAAGACGGTGTGGGTGGCGGGGACGGATCTGATCACCTTCAAGGCCACCGGCGAGGATACGGGCGGGGAGTTCGCCCTCTTCGACTCGCGGGTGCTGCCGGGGGGCGGGCCGCCGCCTCACGTCCACACACGCGAGGCTGAGAGCTTCTACGTGCTGGAGAGCGGCTTCGAGTTTCTGGCGGAAGACCGCTGGATAGAGGCCGCCCCGAGCTCCTTCGTCCACGTCCCCAAGGGCTGCCTGCACACGTTCAGGAACGTAGGGTCCGGGGTCGGGCGTCTCCTGACGCTCGTCGTGCCGGCGGGCCTGGACAGGTTCTTCGAGGAGATCGGCGTGCCCGGCACGGACGTCTCCGACCCGCCGCCGTTCGGACCGGCGGAGATAGAGAGGCTTCTGACGACAGCCCCGAAGTACGGCATCGAGATACCGCCGCCACCGGAAGGTTGA
- a CDS encoding gamma-glutamyl-gamma-aminobutyrate hydrolase family protein — protein MNGGRTGRPADRPTVGITAAVETISYGPWRDVQAAITSLAYTEAVLRAGGRPVLLVPNRPDAENPEEALASLDALIISGGAGDLDPALYGEEPHPETKSVNPERDAYELALVRAAREAGLPTLGVCRGMQVVNLAYGGTLHQHLPDVVGHEKHRKRGTFTDHEVSVSEGSLAARATGADSGTEAVKSCHHQGVREVGEGLEATARATLDSVVEAVEDASHPFMLGVLWHPEEDERSRLIGSLVKSTQNSTREV, from the coding sequence ATGAACGGCGGCCGGACCGGACGACCGGCAGACCGCCCGACGGTCGGAATAACGGCTGCGGTGGAGACGATCAGCTACGGACCCTGGCGCGACGTGCAGGCCGCCATAACCTCGCTTGCCTACACGGAAGCGGTCCTGCGCGCCGGCGGCCGACCCGTCCTTCTCGTCCCGAACCGTCCCGACGCCGAGAACCCGGAGGAGGCGCTGGCCTCCCTCGATGCACTCATAATCTCCGGCGGCGCGGGTGACCTCGACCCGGCGCTCTACGGAGAGGAGCCGCACCCGGAGACAAAGAGCGTGAACCCGGAGCGCGACGCCTACGAGCTTGCCCTTGTCCGGGCGGCCCGCGAGGCCGGACTCCCGACGCTCGGGGTCTGCCGGGGGATGCAGGTCGTGAACCTCGCCTACGGCGGGACGCTCCACCAGCACCTCCCGGACGTTGTCGGGCACGAGAAGCACCGCAAGCGCGGCACCTTCACCGACCACGAGGTATCCGTCAGCGAGGGCTCGCTCGCCGCCCGCGCAACCGGAGCGGACTCCGGCACCGAAGCCGTCAAGTCCTGTCATCACCAGGGGGTCCGGGAGGTCGGGGAGGGACTCGAAGCAACGGCCCGGGCGACGCTCGACAGCGTCGTGGAGGCCGTCGAGGACGCGAGCCATCCGTTCATGCTCGGGGTGCTCTGGCATCCCGAAGAGGACGAGAGGAGTCGTCTGATCGGCTCCCTCGTAAAGAGCACTCAAAACAGCACCCGGGAGGTCTGA
- a CDS encoding PLP-dependent cysteine synthase family protein has protein sequence MKSRGELSGSILDAIGDTPLVEIEGIFCKLEYLNPSGSVKARIAKYMVERAEREGLIRPGDTIVEATSGNTGNALSMVAAVKGYRMLVVMPEGLSGERVAISRAFGADVLHVGHFHVDEALAKAKELGRKEGYFCPSQFESEWNVEENRTWLGPEILSQLPEGVVPDALVMGVGTGGTLVGVGQAFREVNPDVKLFAMEPSESKTLLCGEIGEHLIEGISDGFVPGIFERHESLVDTTLSVESEEAVEAMRWLAKRHGLFVGPSSGANLIAAGRVREMYPDLENVVTLFCDEGEKYIQDHFSEEVRALEAENFT, from the coding sequence GTGAAGAGTAGAGGCGAGCTTTCCGGGAGCATCCTCGACGCGATCGGCGACACGCCGCTCGTGGAGATCGAGGGGATATTCTGCAAGCTGGAGTACCTGAACCCCTCCGGCTCGGTGAAGGCGAGGATCGCGAAGTACATGGTCGAGCGCGCCGAGCGGGAGGGGCTGATCCGACCGGGAGATACCATCGTCGAGGCAACGAGCGGGAACACGGGGAACGCCCTCTCGATGGTCGCGGCGGTAAAAGGCTACCGGATGCTCGTCGTGATGCCCGAGGGACTCTCGGGGGAGCGGGTCGCGATCAGCCGCGCCTTCGGCGCGGACGTGCTGCACGTCGGCCACTTCCACGTGGACGAAGCGCTCGCCAAGGCCAAGGAGCTGGGACGGAAGGAGGGCTACTTCTGCCCCTCGCAGTTCGAATCGGAGTGGAACGTGGAGGAGAACCGCACCTGGCTCGGACCGGAGATACTCTCGCAGCTCCCGGAGGGCGTAGTCCCCGACGCGCTCGTGATGGGGGTCGGCACCGGAGGCACGCTCGTCGGGGTGGGTCAGGCGTTCCGGGAGGTCAACCCGGACGTCAAGCTCTTCGCGATGGAGCCCTCGGAGTCCAAGACGCTGCTGTGCGGTGAGATCGGGGAGCACCTGATCGAGGGCATCTCCGACGGGTTCGTGCCCGGCATCTTCGAGCGCCACGAGAGCCTGGTGGACACTACCCTGAGCGTCGAGAGCGAGGAGGCTGTGGAGGCGATGCGCTGGCTGGCGAAGCGCCACGGGCTCTTCGTCGGGCCTTCGAGCGGGGCGAACCTGATCGCCGCCGGAAGGGTGCGCGAGATGTACCCGGATTTGGAGAACGTCGTCACCCTCTTCTGCGACGAGGGCGAGAAGTACATCCAGGATCACTTCTCCGAGGAGGTCCGGGCGCTGGAGGCGGAGAACTTCACGTAG
- a CDS encoding aldehyde dehydrogenase family protein: MPDTLDVLNPATEEVLDSIEPASVEDADAAVAKARAAYPAWRAVEPSDRSRILRRLAAALDSERESLAQLESRNTGKPISDARGEMEMVAETFHYYAGMPERTLGETIPVSGGVDMTFREPLGVVALIVPWNFPLTIASWKMAPALAAGNTLVLKPAEITPLTALRFREIALEAGLPEGVVNVVAGPGRTVGQRLAEHPDVAKVAFTGSTEVGRGIMAAAAGTIKRVTLELGGKSANIVFADADLEAAAAAAPAAFLGNAGQDCCARSRILVERSALDRFMSLFESAVKGVKVGDPASEGTQMGPLISADHREKVASFVPDDAPVAFRGEAPEGAGFWYAPTVLAPVSNDDRAAREEIFGPVAVVIPFEDEADAVRLANDTVYGLSGSVWTENGAKALRVARAVETGVLSVNSNTSVRVATPFGGFKQSGVGRELGPNALDYYTEVKNVFFATGTGEG; the protein is encoded by the coding sequence TTGCCTGACACACTCGACGTACTCAACCCGGCGACCGAGGAGGTCCTCGACTCCATAGAACCGGCGAGCGTGGAGGACGCGGACGCGGCCGTAGCGAAGGCCCGGGCGGCGTACCCCGCCTGGCGCGCGGTCGAGCCTTCGGACCGGAGCCGCATCCTCCGCCGCCTCGCCGCCGCGCTCGACTCCGAGCGGGAGTCGCTCGCGCAGCTTGAGTCACGGAACACCGGCAAGCCCATCTCCGACGCGCGTGGCGAGATGGAGATGGTCGCCGAGACCTTCCACTACTACGCCGGGATGCCCGAGCGGACCCTCGGGGAGACGATCCCGGTCTCCGGCGGCGTGGACATGACCTTCCGGGAGCCGCTCGGGGTCGTTGCGCTTATCGTGCCCTGGAACTTCCCGCTGACAATAGCCTCCTGGAAGATGGCCCCGGCTCTCGCGGCCGGGAACACGCTGGTGCTGAAACCGGCCGAGATCACACCCCTCACGGCCCTCCGCTTCAGGGAGATAGCCCTCGAAGCAGGACTACCGGAGGGCGTCGTGAACGTCGTTGCGGGACCGGGCCGGACGGTCGGGCAGCGTCTCGCCGAGCACCCGGACGTAGCGAAGGTCGCCTTTACCGGCTCGACCGAGGTAGGGCGCGGGATCATGGCCGCCGCAGCAGGTACGATCAAGCGCGTAACCCTGGAGCTTGGCGGCAAGTCCGCGAACATCGTCTTCGCCGACGCGGACCTGGAGGCAGCCGCGGCCGCCGCTCCCGCAGCTTTTCTCGGCAACGCCGGGCAGGACTGCTGCGCAAGGTCGCGCATCCTTGTCGAGCGAAGCGCTCTCGACCGGTTCATGTCGCTCTTCGAGAGCGCGGTGAAGGGCGTAAAGGTCGGCGACCCGGCCTCGGAGGGCACGCAGATGGGGCCTCTCATCTCCGCCGATCACCGGGAAAAGGTCGCCTCTTTCGTCCCCGACGACGCTCCGGTGGCGTTCCGGGGCGAGGCGCCGGAGGGCGCGGGCTTCTGGTACGCCCCGACGGTGCTCGCGCCGGTCTCGAACGACGACCGAGCGGCGCGGGAGGAGATCTTCGGTCCCGTCGCGGTCGTGATCCCCTTCGAGGACGAGGCCGACGCCGTCCGCCTCGCAAACGATACGGTCTACGGTCTCTCCGGCTCGGTCTGGACGGAGAACGGAGCGAAGGCCCTGCGCGTCGCCCGCGCCGTGGAGACCGGAGTGCTGTCCGTAAACTCCAATACCTCGGTGCGGGTGGCGACGCCGTTCGGGGGCTTCAAGCAGTCCGGGGTCGGGCGGGAGCTAGGCCCGAACGCGCTCGACTACTACACCGAGGTAAAGAACGTCTTTTTCGCAACCGGAACAGGGGAGGGCTAG
- the eat gene encoding ethanolamine permease → MDDGRGPARGVGYENVGDEYLERRRLRRGAAGWVLLAGLGVAYVISGDFAGWNFGLAEGGWGGLFLATILMAVMYTAMVFSLAEMSSTIPTAGGGYGFARRALGPLGGFATGTAILIEYAIAPAAIATFIGAYVESLIGFGGPLVFLLAYVVFIGIHLYGVGEALKLMFVITAIAAVALLTFVVGMIPLFSVENLFDIAPTDAAGASAFLPFGFVGIWAALPYAIWFFLAIEGVPLAAEETRNPERDMPRGLIAGITTLLVFAALILVFGPGASGSAAIQESGNPLVEAVVAAYGGSNFLSGFINVVGLAGLIASFFSIIFAYSRQMFALSRAGYLPRVLSLTGRRRTPFVALVVPGIIGFLLSLSNDGALLINIAVFGATVSYALMMISHIVLRKKEPDLHRPYRTPGGTLTSGVALVLAVLAIIATFIVDPRAALIMVGVYALFLLYFGLYSRKHLVARAPEEEFAAIEQAESELVGSEQSATTSGRDA, encoded by the coding sequence TTGGACGATGGCAGGGGACCTGCGCGGGGAGTGGGCTACGAGAACGTCGGGGACGAGTACCTGGAGCGGCGTCGGCTCCGGCGAGGAGCGGCGGGGTGGGTGCTTCTTGCCGGGCTCGGGGTGGCGTACGTTATCTCGGGGGACTTTGCGGGCTGGAACTTCGGGCTTGCCGAGGGCGGTTGGGGCGGGCTGTTTCTGGCGACTATTCTGATGGCCGTGATGTACACGGCGATGGTGTTCTCGCTGGCGGAGATGTCCTCGACGATTCCGACGGCCGGGGGCGGGTACGGGTTTGCAAGAAGGGCTCTCGGGCCTTTGGGCGGGTTTGCGACGGGGACGGCGATCCTTATCGAGTACGCGATAGCGCCGGCGGCGATCGCGACATTTATCGGGGCGTACGTGGAGTCGCTTATCGGGTTTGGCGGTCCGCTCGTGTTCCTTCTCGCGTACGTGGTGTTTATCGGGATACACCTCTACGGCGTCGGCGAGGCTTTGAAGCTGATGTTCGTTATAACGGCGATAGCGGCGGTCGCGCTCCTCACGTTCGTTGTGGGGATGATCCCGCTCTTCAGCGTCGAGAACCTCTTCGACATCGCCCCGACGGATGCGGCCGGAGCGAGCGCGTTTCTGCCGTTCGGGTTTGTCGGGATCTGGGCCGCGCTGCCGTACGCGATATGGTTCTTTCTCGCCATCGAGGGCGTTCCGCTCGCCGCCGAGGAGACGCGCAACCCCGAGCGGGACATGCCGCGGGGCCTTATAGCGGGTATAACGACGCTCCTCGTCTTTGCCGCGCTGATCCTCGTCTTCGGGCCGGGGGCTTCAGGTTCGGCGGCTATCCAGGAGTCCGGGAACCCGCTCGTCGAGGCCGTCGTCGCGGCTTACGGCGGGTCGAACTTTCTCTCCGGCTTTATAAACGTCGTTGGGCTCGCGGGGCTTATCGCGTCGTTTTTCTCGATCATCTTCGCCTACTCGCGCCAGATGTTCGCGCTCTCGCGGGCCGGTTACCTGCCGCGGGTACTGTCCCTGACGGGGCGGCGCAGGACGCCGTTCGTCGCGCTCGTGGTGCCGGGGATCATCGGCTTTTTGCTCTCGCTCTCTAACGACGGGGCGCTCCTGATAAACATCGCGGTCTTTGGCGCGACGGTCAGCTATGCGCTTATGATGATCTCGCACATCGTCCTGAGAAAGAAGGAGCCGGACCTGCACCGACCGTACCGGACGCCCGGCGGGACGCTCACGAGCGGGGTCGCGCTTGTGCTCGCGGTGCTCGCTATTATCGCAACGTTTATCGTGGACCCGAGGGCCGCTCTTATAATGGTCGGGGTGTACGCGCTGTTCCTGCTCTACTTCGGGCTCTACAGCCGCAAGCACCTCGTCGCTCGCGCGCCGGAGGAGGAGTTTGCCGCAATAGAGCAGGCCGAGTCGGAGCTTGTGGGAAGCGAGCAGTCAGCAACGACGAGCGGGAGGGATGCATGA
- a CDS encoding universal stress protein produces the protein MLEEQVENAKAAGADIAQAHLRMGRPDAEVVALAEEIGAGLIVLGSRGLGGMKRVLMGSVSDSVVRHAHCPVLVVRW, from the coding sequence CTGCTGGAGGAGCAGGTCGAGAATGCGAAGGCGGCCGGGGCCGACATTGCGCAGGCGCACCTCAGGATGGGCCGCCCGGACGCTGAGGTCGTGGCCCTGGCCGAGGAGATAGGCGCCGGTCTGATCGTATTGGGCAGCCGGGGACTCGGCGGGATGAAGCGGGTCCTTATGGGCAGCGTCTCGGACTCGGTGGTCCGCCACGCCCACTGCCCGGTCCTCGTGGTGCGCTGGTAG
- a CDS encoding 3-oxoacyl-ACP reductase encodes MAGRLEGKVAVVTGGSSGIGREAAVRFAEEGAKVCVVDLADGPGEEVARLTEGLFVHADVTRIGDVKSMYAESAERYGGIDVLFNNAGISPPDDASILETEEDAWERVQNINLKSVYLCCKYGIPYLLERGGGSVINTASFVAVMGAATSQISYTASKGGVLAMSRELGVQFARQGVRVNALCPGPVNTPLLQELFAKDPEKAQRRLVHLPMGRFAEAREIANAALFLASDESSYVNASTFLVDGGLAGAYVTPE; translated from the coding sequence TTGGCCGGAAGGCTCGAAGGCAAGGTCGCAGTCGTTACCGGCGGGTCGAGCGGCATCGGCCGCGAGGCCGCCGTACGCTTCGCCGAGGAGGGCGCGAAGGTCTGTGTCGTGGACCTCGCGGACGGTCCCGGAGAAGAGGTCGCCCGCCTCACCGAGGGACTCTTCGTCCACGCCGACGTAACAAGGATCGGCGATGTCAAGAGCATGTACGCCGAGTCCGCCGAGAGGTACGGCGGAATAGACGTGCTCTTCAACAACGCCGGGATAAGCCCCCCGGACGATGCCTCTATTCTCGAAACGGAGGAAGACGCCTGGGAACGCGTCCAGAACATCAACCTCAAAAGCGTGTATTTGTGTTGCAAGTATGGAATACCCTATCTGCTTGAGAGGGGTGGCGGGTCGGTGATCAACACCGCATCGTTCGTCGCGGTGATGGGGGCGGCCACAAGCCAGATCTCCTACACCGCTTCTAAGGGCGGGGTGCTTGCGATGAGCCGGGAGCTCGGGGTGCAGTTCGCCCGGCAGGGCGTGCGGGTGAACGCTCTGTGTCCGGGGCCGGTGAACACGCCGCTACTGCAGGAGTTGTTTGCCAAAGACCCGGAGAAGGCGCAGCGGCGGCTCGTGCACCTGCCGATGGGCCGGTTCGCGGAGGCGCGCGAGATCGCCAACGCCGCGCTCTTCCTTGCCTCCGACGAGTCGAGCTACGTCAACGCCTCGACCTTCCTCGTTGACGGCGGCCTCGCCGGGGCCTACGTAACGCCGGAGTAG
- a CDS encoding universal stress protein, translated as MSIFPAKVLLAVDGSGESDLDLRSAVDLAWNTGSELHVVHVREGLVVYRPEQHGYRVQLRGALKGGPTAAGGAGRECEGGRGRHCAGAPQDGPPGR; from the coding sequence GTGAGCATCTTCCCTGCGAAAGTACTGCTGGCGGTGGACGGGTCCGGGGAGTCGGACCTGGACCTCCGTTCGGCGGTGGACCTGGCCTGGAATACCGGCTCGGAGCTGCACGTGGTCCACGTCAGAGAGGGGCTCGTCGTCTACAGGCCCGAGCAACACGGCTACCGTGTCCAGCTACGAGGAGCGCTAAAGGGAGGTCCGACGGCTGCTGGAGGAGCAGGTCGAGAATGCGAAGGCGGCCGGGGCCGACATTGCGCAGGCGCACCTCAGGATGGGCCGCCCGGACGCTGA
- a CDS encoding helix-turn-helix transcriptional regulator, which yields MSAVMEERAFSELKRLCCAGLDGPELLESVVERLRRAVPFEAYCASTADPASGLITRSLAGEMGGAEEAAIFFERLYFKYDLDQLRRMARERRSVVLLSETTGGNPEGSPRYRELLGPLGLAHEARTAFASGGHLWGSMDLIRATGSPDFSPREAAFLRRVAPHLATGLRTAALRARATAEPDVAGVPGVLALDGRGSVVRHTPAAEHLLLELEDLRSDWREWHGLPPAVRMVAYALKRALNPECGRDPDAVPRLRVRGRSGRWLTLYASLTEPVDGHPGETVIVIEPSKPQDVAWMSVAAYGLTPREEEIAGLVARGLSTRQISRTLFISEHTVQNHLRGVFEKVGVHSRRELVKRLFFDELYPSLFS from the coding sequence ATGAGCGCGGTAATGGAGGAGCGAGCCTTCTCGGAGCTGAAGCGGCTGTGCTGTGCCGGGCTCGACGGGCCGGAGTTGCTGGAGAGCGTCGTTGAGCGGCTGCGGCGGGCGGTCCCCTTCGAGGCGTACTGCGCCTCCACGGCCGACCCGGCGAGCGGCCTGATTACGCGCTCCCTGGCCGGGGAGATGGGCGGGGCGGAGGAGGCGGCCATCTTCTTCGAGCGCCTCTACTTCAAGTACGACCTGGATCAGTTGCGCAGGATGGCGCGGGAGCGCAGGTCGGTAGTCCTGCTCTCGGAGACCACGGGCGGGAACCCGGAGGGCTCCCCGCGCTACCGGGAGCTGCTCGGCCCGCTCGGGCTCGCCCACGAGGCTCGCACGGCCTTTGCATCCGGCGGCCACCTGTGGGGATCGATGGACCTGATCCGTGCGACGGGCAGCCCGGACTTCTCCCCACGCGAGGCCGCGTTTCTCAGGCGCGTCGCCCCGCACCTGGCCACCGGTCTCCGGACCGCGGCCCTCCGCGCGCGAGCGACCGCAGAACCGGATGTTGCCGGAGTCCCGGGCGTGCTCGCCCTCGACGGCCGGGGCTCGGTAGTCCGGCACACCCCCGCCGCCGAGCACCTCCTCCTTGAGCTGGAGGATCTGAGATCCGACTGGCGCGAGTGGCACGGACTGCCGCCCGCGGTGCGCATGGTGGCGTACGCCCTGAAGAGGGCGCTCAACCCCGAGTGCGGGCGCGACCCGGACGCCGTCCCGCGCCTGCGCGTCCGGGGGCGCTCCGGGCGCTGGCTCACGCTCTACGCCTCCCTGACCGAGCCCGTAGACGGGCACCCGGGCGAGACGGTGATCGTCATCGAGCCCAGCAAGCCCCAGGATGTGGCCTGGATGAGCGTCGCCGCCTACGGGCTCACGCCCCGCGAGGAGGAGATAGCCGGGCTCGTTGCCCGCGGCCTCTCGACGCGCCAGATCTCCCGGACGCTCTTTATCTCCGAGCACACCGTACAGAACCATCTGCGCGGCGTCTTTGAGAAGGTCGGCGTCCACAGCCGCCGGGAGCTGGTGAAGAGACTCTTCTTCGACGAACTCTATCCCTCTTTATTCAGTTAG
- a CDS encoding glutamine synthetase family protein, which translates to MNVYDKPGALTLDRLRSEVESGNIDTVLLCMTDMQGRLQGKRLTATHFLDEVVEHAAEGCNYLLAVDVDMNTVEGYAMSSWERGYGDFVFKPDLGTLRRVPWQPGTALVVCDLEWEDGSPVVASPRQILKKQLDRLAERGLAAYVGTELEFIVFNDTYEEAWEKGYRGLTPANRYNVDYSMLGTARVEPLLRRIRNSMAGAGMNVEDAKGECNFGQHEINFRFDEALATADGHTIYKNGAKEIASEMGYSLTFMPKFDEREGNSCHIHLSLRSDSGEAVFADGHGYSETFERFLAGQLACLREMTLMFAPNINSYKRYAKGSFAPTAVAWGKDNRTCSLRVVGHGDSLRIESRLPGGDVNPYLAIAAMIASGLHGLDGELELEPEQVGNAYSSDKPEVPKTLGAARDLFAGSAAAREAFGDEVVDHYLNAAKVELEAFEAAVTDWERYRNFERL; encoded by the coding sequence ATGAACGTCTACGACAAGCCCGGGGCCCTGACGCTTGACCGGCTCCGCTCGGAGGTAGAGAGCGGGAACATCGACACGGTCCTTCTGTGCATGACCGACATGCAGGGCCGGCTTCAGGGCAAGCGCCTCACTGCAACGCACTTCCTCGACGAAGTCGTCGAGCACGCCGCCGAGGGCTGCAACTACCTGCTCGCCGTAGACGTTGACATGAACACCGTCGAAGGCTACGCGATGTCCTCCTGGGAGCGCGGCTATGGCGACTTCGTCTTCAAGCCCGACCTCGGGACGCTCCGGAGGGTCCCCTGGCAGCCCGGGACCGCGCTCGTCGTGTGCGACCTCGAATGGGAGGACGGCTCGCCCGTCGTCGCTTCGCCGCGCCAGATCCTCAAGAAGCAGCTCGACCGGCTCGCCGAGCGCGGCCTTGCGGCCTACGTCGGGACGGAGCTTGAGTTCATCGTCTTCAACGACACGTACGAGGAGGCCTGGGAGAAGGGCTACCGCGGTCTGACCCCGGCGAACCGCTACAACGTGGACTACTCGATGCTCGGGACGGCGAGGGTGGAGCCGCTCCTCCGGCGCATAAGGAACTCGATGGCCGGGGCCGGGATGAACGTCGAGGACGCGAAGGGCGAATGCAACTTCGGGCAGCACGAGATCAACTTCAGGTTCGACGAAGCGCTTGCCACCGCCGACGGGCACACGATCTACAAGAACGGCGCAAAGGAGATAGCCTCCGAAATGGGCTACTCCCTGACCTTCATGCCGAAGTTCGACGAGCGGGAGGGCAACTCCTGCCACATCCACCTGAGCCTGCGCAGCGACTCGGGGGAAGCCGTCTTCGCCGACGGGCACGGATACTCGGAGACCTTCGAGCGGTTCCTCGCCGGACAACTCGCCTGCCTGCGGGAGATGACGCTCATGTTCGCGCCGAACATAAACTCCTACAAGCGCTACGCGAAGGGCTCGTTCGCTCCGACGGCGGTGGCGTGGGGTAAGGACAACCGGACGTGCTCCCTGCGAGTGGTCGGGCACGGCGACTCGTTGCGCATCGAGAGCCGCCTGCCCGGCGGGGACGTGAACCCGTACCTCGCGATCGCGGCCATGATCGCCTCCGGGCTGCACGGCCTCGACGGGGAGCTTGAGCTCGAGCCGGAGCAGGTCGGCAACGCCTACAGTTCCGACAAGCCCGAGGTCCCGAAGACGCTCGGAGCGGCGCGGGACCTCTTCGCCGGGAGCGCCGCCGCGCGCGAGGCGTTCGGGGACGAGGTCGTAGATCACTACCTGAACGCTGCGAAGGTCGAGCTCGAAGCCTTCGAGGCCGCCGTTACAGACTGGGAACGCTACCGGAACTTCGAGCGCCTGTGA
- the gcvPA gene encoding aminomethyl-transferring glycine dehydrogenase subunit GcvPA: MARFTPHTEDDVREMLGAIGLDSVDDLFSDVPTKLEKDLDLPPALSEYEALRDVETLARKNSSEMPMFLGAGAYDRIVPSAIGAMLSRGEYLTAYTPYQPEISQGGLQVIFEFQSMISELTGLEVANASVYDGANAVVEAALMTARLTKRDPKVATSKALNPRYREVMETYGVEVVDLNCDNGTTDFSDVPDDVSGVFVQSPSFFGTVEDIGAAAEAAHAVGALCVAVCDPVSLAVLEAPGNLGVDVAVGEAQPLGMNLSFGGPYAGYMATREKYVRQLPGRIAGETVDADGKLAYVLTLRGREQDIRRARANSNICTNQALTALAATVYTALLGPEGLREVAHLSASKAHYLAVRLAEAGLPLRYPDAPFLWEFVVEMEDVAKANEALLEAGIVGGYDLGDGGMLVAVTEKRTRSEMDAFVEAVREVTNA, from the coding sequence GTGGCGAGATTCACACCGCACACCGAGGACGACGTCCGGGAGATGCTCGGAGCCATCGGCCTCGACTCCGTAGACGACCTTTTCTCCGACGTCCCGACAAAGCTTGAGAAGGACCTCGACCTGCCTCCGGCTCTCTCCGAGTACGAGGCGCTTCGCGACGTAGAGACGCTCGCTCGCAAGAACAGCTCGGAGATGCCGATGTTCCTCGGGGCCGGAGCCTACGACCGGATAGTACCTTCCGCCATAGGGGCTATGCTCAGCCGGGGCGAGTACCTGACGGCATACACCCCGTACCAGCCGGAGATCAGCCAGGGCGGGCTCCAGGTCATCTTCGAGTTCCAGTCCATGATAAGCGAGCTTACCGGTCTCGAAGTCGCAAACGCCTCGGTCTACGACGGGGCGAACGCCGTCGTCGAAGCCGCCCTCATGACCGCCCGCCTCACAAAGCGCGACCCGAAGGTCGCAACCTCGAAGGCCCTGAACCCGCGCTACCGCGAGGTCATGGAGACCTACGGGGTCGAGGTAGTGGACTTGAACTGCGACAACGGAACGACGGACTTCTCCGACGTGCCGGATGACGTCTCCGGGGTCTTTGTGCAGAGCCCGAGCTTTTTCGGGACGGTCGAGGACATCGGGGCCGCGGCGGAGGCGGCGCACGCGGTCGGGGCGCTTTGCGTTGCGGTCTGCGACCCGGTCTCGCTCGCGGTGCTCGAAGCGCCGGGGAACCTCGGGGTGGACGTGGCGGTCGGGGAGGCGCAGCCTTTGGGCATGAACCTCTCCTTCGGCGGGCCGTACGCCGGGTACATGGCGACGCGGGAGAAGTACGTGAGACAGCTTCCGGGGCGCATAGCCGGCGAGACCGTGGACGCCGACGGGAAGCTCGCCTACGTCTTGACGCTGCGCGGTCGGGAGCAGGACATCCGCCGCGCGCGGGCGAACTCGAACATCTGCACGAACCAGGCCCTCACCGCGCTCGCCGCGACGGTCTACACCGCGCTTCTCGGGCCGGAGGGGCTCCGGGAGGTCGCGCACCTCTCCGCCTCGAAGGCCCACTATCTGGCCGTGAGGCTAGCGGAAGCCGGACTTCCACTTCGCTACCCGGACGCGCCGTTCTTGTGGGAGTTCGTCGTGGAGATGGAGGACGTCGCGAAAGCGAACGAGGCGCTCCTTGAGGCGGGGATCGTCGGCGGGTACGACCTCGGGGACGGGGGGATGCTCGTTGCGGTAACGGAGAAAAGGACGAGGAGCGAGATGGACGCCTTTGTCGAGGCTGTCCGGGAGGTGACGAATGCTTAG